Within the Metasolibacillus fluoroglycofenilyticus genome, the region GCAGCCGTATTTGTTAGTACCCAAAAAACGACAAGAATATGAACGTTAAAAAGAGGTGAGAATATGCCAGCATACCTAAAGCTATTACCTCTAGTAGTAATTGCTTTAATTTTTATTACAGTAATGCACTACATTGGCTCTACACAAAATATATCGACACGAACAGTTGCTGAAACAGATGGAATTATGGAAATGGCCAATATTGGTGTAGCTCGTGCAGAAATCAATCAAGAAGGAAATTTGCAAAATGAGGAATCGTATTTTGCTAAAGAGGAGTTACTTCAGAATTTAGCAATGGAGCTTGCGGCAGCACAAAAGAACCTGCCATACGATGTAAAAGTGGATTATGTATTTACTGATAAGAAAGGGCAAATTACTGAAAATCAGCTCGAAATACGAGGGATACACTATCGTATGCAGTATGTTGATGAAGATGGTAATGTGAAGGGAACTGCTGAAAAGCATTTAGCTTTAAATGAATTATTGAAATAAGAGCATTCACCAATTTTGGTGAGTGCTTTTTGTATAGCTGAAAATGTAGGTGGTGAATGGCGTGTGTCAAATATGAAGAGTGGTATTTTCATTTTAATAATTGTCGCAGTTTTTGGAATTCCGTATTTTCTGATGGTGACAATCGATTCTTTTCAGCAGCAGGCATTTCTAAAAGTGACAACGGAAATACCAGAGTTAATAAAAGCGGAGGGTGGAGTATCTCCAGTTGTAAGACAAGTGACAAATAGTCTACAGGAGAGAGGCTTTCAAATTACTTACTCACAACCAGATGGTGTTAGGCATTTTGGTGAAGAAATTGTTATTCATTATGTATATGAATATCAAAATGTGAAGGGGCTAGAGCGAATAGAAATGCACAATAACGTAACGATTATGAAACGTGAATAAAAGGAGGGAGGCTAGATGGTTGGACAACGGCTATTAGAATTTATAGCAAAACCAAAATTGCTACTGTTATTTTCTTTGTTCTACAGTATTGTCATGTTTTTTGTTGCTAATTTTGTACTCGCCTTTTTACAATCAATATTAGCAGCGATTCAACAATTTCAACAGAATCAGAAAGTGCTATTTAATATGAATTGGCAGAGTGTGTTTGATTTTCAAGCAAATATTCTGCCTTTTTATATTGGCTTTGCCCTCCTTTCGGCCATAGGGCTTATTAAGTTTGTTTACAATATAAGATTAAGCTATGGAAATCTAAATCAAGGGCAACATGGCACGAGCGAGTTTGAAGAAGTAAAACAATTAAAGAAACAATATAAAATCATCCCCGCAGCTCACGAGGAATATGACGGTGATGGTGGCATTATTATTTCAGCTCTAAGAGAGACAGGACGTCCATATAGGCTATTAATTGATAGTGGGCCTGTCCATACGATGGTAATAGGTATCACCAGAAGTGGGAAAGGAGAAACCTTTGTTTTTCCAATGATTGATGTACAGAGTCGATCGAAAAACAAACCCTCACTTGTTATTAATGATCCGAAAGGTGAGCTAGCAGCTGCTAGTTACGATACATTGGTTGCGCGAGGCTATGATGTATATGTATTTAATTTACTACAGCAATATATGGGCATGGGCTTTGATCCAATTAAAATTGTTGTTGATGCATGGAAAAGAGGAGATAGCAGTTTAGCGCAACAATATGCAAATAGTGTTGCTTTCATGTTATACAATGATCCGAACGCCAAAGACCCATTTTGGAATAACTCAGCTAAATCTTTAGTTACGGCGATTATTTTAGCGATGGTTGAAGATACATTACTCGTTGGACGTGAAGAAACAGTCAATATGTATTCAGTGGCTAATTTTCTTTCTACTTTTGGTAGTGATACAGATGATGAGGGAGAAAACGCCTTAGATTTATTTTTCCGTGAGCGTGATGAGAATAACCCCGCACGTATGATGTATGCAACAAGTAACTTTGCTGCTGGTAATACGCGAGCGAGTATTTTCTCTACTGCGATGGATAAATTACAAATTTTCACTTTAGAACCAAATGCAAAGCTAACAAGCTATAACAGTTTAGATTTAACGGATATTGGCTTTGGAGACAAGCCAGTTGCTGTTTTTATGGTTACACCTGACTTTGATGAGTCAAACCACGTACTTGCGAGTATTTTTATTAGTCAGATGTACCGAGTGAATGCTGAAAAAGCTACATTAAGCCCAAGTGGAAAAATGAAGCGGCAAGTGCATGCCTTGCTCGATGAGTTTGGAAATATGTCAACTGTTGATGGCATGGCTGGCATGGTTACAGTAGGGGCAGGACGAGGCTTCCGTTTCCATTTAATTATCCAGGCTTATTCACAATTGCGAGGGAAGTATGGAGACCATAATGCCGACACGATTATCGGTAACTGTTCCAATCAAATTTATATTTTAACGAAGGATGAGGCAACGGCAGAGCAATTCTCAGCACTTATCGGGACTAAAACCATTACAGATGTAAGTCGTAGTGGGAATCTCCTATCGATGAATAAAACACACAGTGAATCAACAAAAGAACGTGCTTTATTAATGCCTGATGAACTCATGCAATTATTAGAGGGCGAATCAGTCGTTGTTCGTGCAAATAAGCGTCAAGATAATAAATTTAAGAAGATTAAACCTAAGCCTATATTTAATACAGGGAAAACGGCAGCGAAGTTTCGTCATGAATATTTAGCGGATGATTTTGATAATAGTAAGTCGATTTTAAATTTACCGATACTATCAACAACCTATCATCGCTTAAAAATGTCGGATATCATTTTTACATCTAAAACAGAGCGCGATTTGTATATTTGTATGAAGCTAGTAATGGGAAATGGTGCTTTTACGGAATTATCCTCTAAGCTCTATACAATTATGCCGAAGGATTATTTAGATGAATTGCCACAATGGTCATTTTTACATTTACTAAGCTTTATGGCGTATACGGAGCTAGTGATTCCAAAACCACTTGAAGCAGAGATTTTTAAACAGTTAGAAAAGTATATACCGCAGCATACATCAAAAATATGGCGCAATGTATTGCATGAACAACAAGAAAAGCGACAGCAAGATAAGGAATTAATAGATGATGA harbors:
- a CDS encoding VirD4-like conjugal transfer protein, CD1115 family: MVGQRLLEFIAKPKLLLLFSLFYSIVMFFVANFVLAFLQSILAAIQQFQQNQKVLFNMNWQSVFDFQANILPFYIGFALLSAIGLIKFVYNIRLSYGNLNQGQHGTSEFEEVKQLKKQYKIIPAAHEEYDGDGGIIISALRETGRPYRLLIDSGPVHTMVIGITRSGKGETFVFPMIDVQSRSKNKPSLVINDPKGELAAASYDTLVARGYDVYVFNLLQQYMGMGFDPIKIVVDAWKRGDSSLAQQYANSVAFMLYNDPNAKDPFWNNSAKSLVTAIILAMVEDTLLVGREETVNMYSVANFLSTFGSDTDDEGENALDLFFRERDENNPARMMYATSNFAAGNTRASIFSTAMDKLQIFTLEPNAKLTSYNSLDLTDIGFGDKPVAVFMVTPDFDESNHVLASIFISQMYRVNAEKATLSPSGKMKRQVHALLDEFGNMSTVDGMAGMVTVGAGRGFRFHLIIQAYSQLRGKYGDHNADTIIGNCSNQIYILTKDEATAEQFSALIGTKTITDVSRSGNLLSMNKTHSESTKERALLMPDELMQLLEGESVVVRANKRQDNKFKKIKPKPIFNTGKTAAKFRHEYLADDFDNSKSILNLPILSTTYHRLKMSDIIFTSKTERDLYICMKLVMGNGAFTELSSKLYTIMPKDYLDELPQWSFLHLLSFMAYTELVIPKPLEAEIFKQLEKYIPQHTSKIWRNVLHEQQEKRQQDKELIDDESMYVLQKQIMEGDI